The genomic stretch GAGATTCACACAATTCAGTCAGTAGCCATAAAGCAGGCTTCTTCacttctggtcctggaggccagGTGTTCAGCACGGTTAGGTGAATTCGCCACTCTTACTCACCTGATTCAGATTGTTTTAGTATgtactgttattttatttactaattGAATCCAGTTCTCTTAATGCTCTTAATGATCAGCCGATACCGAAaacgatctgatctgatctctgtgtgtgtgcgtataaataacccagccccacagtttagatcagatgagctgctgatttaatccgttcagtaaaatcccAAAAGAAtcagtcgagacttttcttaaaattactgttttatagtgttaaaTATCTTAATTAatatccagtctgactctccttccTGATCAGTCAGCTCCCAGCtcatttacaacactgcagtcaggcctGAGTGTGTATATTGCTCCACACtgtggactggtatctgtgattgttggtctactggtgtgtaataactggtttatagtgggtgaatgtgctgtgtgtgtgtgtgtcattggggtatctatagcgtgtgtgtgtgttagcattagcgttagcctccactctgttctgaatgggttcttcagggcTGGTttaacagagaaaggcgagtgagcggttctgcggttctcccgctggtaaaactgagcgtttcagtgagagttttataaagggtcagatattatggactgtttttttaatgatccactgtaaaatagctccacactgcagaacctcaactcctttattaaCCTTCTAAGGACATccccactgctgctgcagccaacTAGGCAAATCCGTTGATGGTGCTGTgaggacagcagatggcgctctgaacactgtggtaaaaacaaagaattAGGACTGGATTGGGATAACAATACCCGAGACCCATTAAAATATGTCCGGCTCAGCCCGATCCGGATCCACTGGATCAGTTTGGGAcatccctacctaaaattgtatgaatatgtgtgtattttttttttttaaataggggTCATGTAGACCTCTATAACCATGTGTTCAAACCTTCAAAGCACTGAAGGGACCTGCTGGCTATTGCAGAATCAGTATGTTTGATTAgtggtcctgctgctgctggttttcCAGAAGCAACAAGAGAAAATTGACAGTTGTCCCTCAGCGATCCATATAAGTCTATCATGGCTGATTGTCCCTGTTGTACATttccctcttcttcttctttctttcattaGGTTCGTCCATCCTCGCTTCGGGCCAATCAAATGCATCCGAGCAATCCGAGCGGTTCAGAAAGACGAGGAGCTCACGGTCGCTTACGGCTACGACCACGAACCTTCAGGGAAATCCGGCCCAGAGGCTCCAGACTGGTACAAGCGGGAGCTGCGCGAGTTTCAAGAGAGAGAGGCCGGAAGGGGAGCTAAGGACACATGTTAAGAACCCTCTGAGAGTCATaacccccccaacccctcccccctccccccaaaaaaccTCTCGCATAACGCCAAGCAGCCTAAAAAAACACCTTGAATCTCCAGACCTGTCCTTTTGCCATCTTGCTGTTACCCAGTGCTAACAAACGACCCTGTTTTTAATACTTTGTCGGTCACACTTCCTCTTAACCTGCTCTGTTTTTTCTGGGTGTATCCTCTTCGATTCAGAGGCTAAACAACACTAGACTACCGCCAGACCTTTTCCCACTTAGCTACTGAAGAACTTAAGAGACTTTCTTGTTCTCCAGAGTGGAGGTGCTACGATGTGTGATCTCAACACCTACAGGTCTGCGAGAGTGCGAGAGAATGCGCCTAGACTGTGAAGAGTGACTGAAGCACAAGGTGTTGCAATTTGGCACCGCGATGTGTATCGAGAACTATGCACTATTGACCCAAGCAGGAGTTCTTCTCTGCAAACCTCTACAAGCACTTGCAATGCAGTCCGTGTTAGTCTGTGGATGAGTTGCCCTTAGCCGTTAGATGTTAGAACATCTTCCACTCCAGCAATCACTTGTGGAGTAGTTCAGCCTCTCTCTCGTGGCACAGGTATTGTCTGTTGTTGTGTTTACCTGCACTGAGAACCATCAGACACTAATTGTGCTGTAAAGTACGGTATTATAATCACTCACATTGTAAACACTTTGGATTTCAGCCTTCGTTGGAAAAATCATCAGGAGGAGAAGTGTTGAAGCACATTACGTCTGCGTGTGTGAGagttgaatgagtgtgtgtggtcaAGAATCCAGGAGATGATCAGGAGGAGACTTTATATGGGACTGAATTCAGGCCTTTGATATGCAATATCTCTAAACCAAGAtttatcaataaaatatttaaaacccGACCCAGTCTGCTTTCTGTGATTCTGTGTGATGATGTTCTATTTAGACTCAATGAGCTGATTCTGAACgtacaagaccagacaagggctAATGAAGAACACCTGAGAAGAGATAACAATGAGGCTCAGCAGCAAAGTAGGCACATGAGGGAGCACTAATGACTGGGCGGGGCTTAGGCAGAGACATGGGGGCTGAAGAACACATGGGGGGGCAAAACAAACCCACTGTGAAGAACAAAACTTGAGGGCACAAACTGGACATAAGTgtaatacaatattttttttattattttggttaAATATACTTATgatctgcatatatatatatatataaactgtttttttgttaaatattaaaattgtcttaaaatatcttttttttttttttaaatatgcataTGGGGCAAAAATGAGAATATGAGGTAGATATCTGTAACTTTAACtagtttaaatattaaatatattttaaaatataatttattataaatatttgtaatagaaattacagattttctacattttggGGGTTGTTAGGCAAAATCGTGCCCATAGAAAACttaaatatttctattttacCATCAACAACATCCCACATACAAACTGAAGGCACCTGTTGGCTCgctggtcattttttttttgacagcaaatAGAAATGGCTACATCTGCACCGCAGACAGAgctcatatttatattttttaaagtattattatttttattaagtaGGTGGAGTTAAATCTAACAACTTCAGAGGTGTAATTAACTATAACTATTAATGACTTGGGCACCAGCGTAACCTGTGGCGTCAGAGCTCGACCACGCCCACTGTATGGGGAAGTGGGCGTGTCCAGGTAAATGAGTGACTCACCTGCTGTAAAGGAAGCGGAACGGACGTGAGGGGACCTGCGGGAGAGTAGCAGAGAGGTAAGAGTGCGTTTATTAATAAACATCGACCAAACGTTTCAGATTTAGGGCTCGAGTCATATGGAGCCGGTTCCATCCCCCTGCTTCTGTTCACACTTTATTAACAGGGCCTGAAGTGGCTGTTTGGTTGGTCAGTCATTCAGGATCAGACAATGGAGCTTAGCTGAACTCGCATTCGCCTGGTTTCTGTTTCCAACTTTCTGTCCCACCTTCAGTGGAGCTGCAGTTTCTCTAGAGAGCCATGAAAACCTGCCCAGACAGCAGGGTGTGTGTTCGAGGCCCTCAGGGTAAATATAAAGAGATTTTAGAGGAAAAGGAGAAGCAGTCTGCAGCTCCTCTACTCCTGAGGGGAGGGGAAGCACctgtaggctgtgtgtgtgtgtgtgtgtgtgtgtgtgtgttttgagtggaTCTCAGTTTAAGCTCTTCATCATTAAAACCCAGAGAGCCTCACAGTAAGTCATTATACACTATGGTGAGGTGCTGAGGCCTACATGCTGAGACGGTTCTCAGTCTTTATTAGAATAAAAGTCCTTTTTATATTTAACAATGTAATTTTAAATAGAGGAAACTATTTACTgttaactaaaataataataataataataattaataaataaataaaatttcagTGTAATTGCATATAagcgaatgaatgaatgaatgaattaatattacAGATCTTAATTATGAAATTATCTGTGATCAGCAGTTTTAGCTAGCATAAATGTTTCTAGggtaaattgaattaaattaaatgtcatTAAATTGAATCACTTCACATTTTTACTCAGATTCAAGCTGTTTTACTCTAAAGTCACCCTGTATTTCTAGTAAAAATTGAAATTAAGGATCTCTTTAAAGCAGTTTTTACTAGTCGAACCTCTTATTTCAGATATCAGCTAGTAAATGTTTATCTgtagtaatatcagctctgcaGATTAACGAAGCCATATCCTCGATGTAGTTCTGATTGGTCATATTTTACGTTTATTTACTTAAAATTTACTCTCTAGGGTCTAGAGTTACAGTGTTACTAGTAAAAACTCCAGTTACAGATATCTGTATTTTGTTACTAGTAGAAATCCTGCATAACTCCTGATATCTACTCTGCAATTCTGTGAATTCATTTATGTACAGACTGGTCCaaatcgtcgctgtccaatgaaaaacatgcatctccaacaacagcaactttacaactttcagtggaagtcgatgtaaaaagaTGGTATTACAAGTACAGGTTTacagttttggagcatttctattggtccattcatccagatttAATGATGCactgtacagaagcagctacagggttggagaaaactaaaaaaactgacaaaaatggagatgcaggttTTTCATTGGTCAGCCGAAGTGTGAtcaaacatcagtacctgacctcactaagggcCTTTTAGAAAGGCTGGTTCTGCAGCAAACGGCCTCAAACTCCTTATTAAGACCCCTGATTTCTGAAGGAGGATCAGCCCTTACACGGTTTCACAGCCCGGCTTTGGCAGAGAGCGCTCTTCTATGAACCATCATGGCCTGTaagtataatatttttaatttgaGCTTATATTTTCTGATCTGAAGATCTAGGAGGCCCAGACTGACGATGGAGCGCTACAGGTATTTCATCTTCAACCAGAAGGTCACGGTGCTGTGGGGCATCCTGCAGGTGGCCTGCTCCGGCCTTTGCGTGGTGTGCGGCTTTATGGACGCAGTTTTCCGCAGGAGCACCACGCTCAGCGCCACGAGAGCGCCGCTGTGGGCTGGACTGGTGAGTCAGACTCGGTCACTCAGTAACTGGGCAAACACTGCACCCTGAGCTAAGAGGCGGGACAggagctctctctctgtctctctctctctctctctctctctctctgtctctctctctctgtctctctctctctctctctctctctctctctctctctctctctctctctctctctgtgtctctctctctctctctctctctctctctctctctctctctctctctctgtgtctctctctctctctctctctgtctctctctctctctctctctctctctctctctctctctctctctctctctctctctgtgtgtgtgtgtttactttaaTGCTAATCTTCTTCTCGCCCCTTTAGATCATGGCTGTGCCGGGCGTGCTGGCCCTCTTTGCCTCTCAAAGGAAAAACCCCATCCTGGTTGGTTTCAGTTTTGGCTCCTACAAGCACTCAATGCAGCATGCTAACACATTCAAGGgagtccaaaagtttgtagacaccttctCGCTCAacgattcttctgaaatcaagattaTTGATAGccttctactcttctgggaaggctttacgcTACAGATTggaatattgctgtgaggatttgattggatttggACACatgagagcgttagtgagggcAGGTTCTGATGTTTGAGGATCAGTTCTGACACGTCCGCTCATCCTAAAGGTATTGGACGGAGCTCCAGCTCCAGTGGTCCACAGCCCATTGCTGGGTACCTTGATACCCTTATAGCTGAACCATGGCATTAGGTAGAGCTCCACAGCAGCCCATATGTCATTCACCAATAAGAAgggagtgtctggatacttttggtatatattatttattttttatttttatttattattattatttttaatttaatttttttatttttggggtATTTTAATGCAGTCTGGCTTTCATATCCGCTCCCTCAGGTGAACGTCATGATCGTGTCCTCTGTGCTGTCGTATTTTGCCACTGTGATCGTGCTCATTTACGCTGGTGTGACTCTAAGCTACGGAGAGGAGGATGACGAGCTCTTCCACCCCCATCACATCACTGAAGTGGTACAGTCTTAcccagtattgggacacctgcttattcaagggaaatcaggggtatttaaaaagactctatcctgcttttgttggagtatctgccTCTCTTGTCCATGGAGGAAGAcattctactaggttttggaggagcattgctgtgaggatttgattgtattcagtggcAAGAgagttggtgaggtcaggatgttaggtGATAATGATCAATACCCCAACACACACCTCATCTTTAATTTCCCAACTcgtcccagaagtactggatggagctccaccgtccatcattacagagaacacagttcttccactgctccacagctcaatgctggggggctttatacccctctagcccacgcctaacATTTGTCAttgtgtcaataggttcatgtttaacaTGGCAGGTGATTCCACACATCAAGGGGTTCTCTGATCAatgttcttctatggaatcactcaaAGACCCCTTTCAAGCCCCTTTTATTTAAGAGTGTAAGGCTACAAGGGTGCCGACTATCTTCTGTGCTCAATAAGGCCTAGCTCTCCTTCGGCCTCCAGCAGCTTTAGTCCTCCAAGAAAAGAGGAGGGTGTAATAGCCTGAACCCATAATCAGATCCTGATACACTTTAGAGAAGTTGTGGGACGTCTTACTCCATCTAGCACCTATCAGCACCGGAACTGCAGTGTTCCTCACTGTAACCTGACCCGTATTGATCTCTGGATTGGAACAGCCTCTCTCTATTGCTCTGAAACGGAGGAGTGTAGTGTATCTCACACTAAAAGctttataatgtgtgtgtgtgtgtgtgtgtgtgtgtgtgtgtgtgtgtgcgcgcgcgcgacCTGTGCAGAAGTTCGTGCTGAGCCGTATGGTGAAGGGAGCGAACAGCACCATGATTCTGGCCTGCATGGGCTCGCTGCTCTTCTCCTCCCTCATCATGTTTGTGGGCTGCCGCAGTCTGCCGCTCTGCGGCTGCTTCGACTCATCCACCGGCATGGTGAGTACACGCCCAGTTTGGACCATGACGTAATGACCCAAAGGTTTATAGTTGGTTATAAAGTGTTTCACCTTGAGTACATAACTCAGTCTATGAGCATGGGTCACAGAACGGTGTGTAAATGTAACTCAAAGACcccaataaaaaataaataattaaataaataaacttactGTGACCCCTGCTTCTTTATGATTGGACTCATTCTGTCCCTAAAACAATCAGGTTGCTTTCTATCTACAGTCATTGCATGCTGGGAACTGTATTAGTGCTCCTAGTCATGGCCCAAATGATTGAGTCGTATGTGACTCACAAAACTGTAGAGAATGATGATATTTTGGGGTAGGCCACTGCAACCTGCCAGGTTCCACTCAAACCATTGTGTAGCCATCAGATCTTAGTGTGCATCTTTTCTATGTTATGCATGCAGTTTTATtcacattgttattattaatgattattattattattattattattattattattatttagctcATAaaagtcccacagggttctattgtaaGGCCTCTGAAGCTGTTGTGAATTATGACCATAACATAGTTACAACAGTGAAGATCTGAAGTGTAGTATACGTACAAGGTCGAAGGGGGTATCCTGGTAGGGTAATAGCACTCATTTATACAAAACTGCTGCATAATTAGATCATTAAGATTAATTTTAATTGTTGACAAGAAAAAAGCATTTAATCTTTTGTAAATGATACATTTAGGAATGTACTGTAAAATAATGCATCAATTGTCTGATTGCCtgagagtgtatatatatatatatatatatatatatatatatatatatatatatatatatatatatatatatatatatataattttttttttttttttttttataaaaaactTATAACGTCTTAAAAAGGTATACACCTTTTTCCCCTCTGATTTAATCACTATTGTACCATCATCATTACTACATACAACACACAGAGGACGTGTGCAGGTTCCCATGTCATATAGAAAGTAAAATGCTTAGATTTTGTTGGAGATTTGACATCAatccactttttaaaaaaaaaaaaaatgtttgagaATCTCCTAAAATATTACATGCATTCGGAACCAAGTTACCAAAACTACATGATCAAATAAAACTGcaattaatatatgtaatatatgtttAAGGTTATAATTAGATACATTATATTGAATATAGTAGACAAAATAAACAGATGAAACTACAATCAAAATCATAATTTTGTcttttaacgtgtgtgtgtgtgtgtgtgtgtgtgtgttcacaggaAACGTTGGTCCCCCAGAATGACCCAGGTGCTTCAACCGAACTGGTCTGCACCTGGCATGGTgagacttgtgtgtgtgtgtgtgtgtgtgtgtgggaggggacTACAAGTTTATGGAGGGCCTCCTCACCTAGGCCCACTATTCACCCTTAGCTAACACACTGCATCCTGAGGCTTAggcttttattctgaataaTAACCCAGTGCTGTATCTCTCTCAGGAGGAGACGAGCGAGTGTTCAACTCTCCGGTGTCCTTCACAGAGCAGAGCCCCGAGCGGGAGCTCAAAGAGCTCTCTGCACTTCCTCCCTACAGCAGACTTGCCTAAAACCCACCGTCCGTGAAAGCAGGAGCCCTGGGTGTGAACACCAGCCTGGTCATTATTGTCACAGTCATGCTGTTCAGTTCTGGTGTCTGAGCCAGTGTCTGAAGCCTCCGTCAGTGTGGACCTCTGAGGAGATTTATTAACCCTGGAGTTGCCGTTGGCAGACCCCTCAGGTTGGCTTTCAGATGGGTGGCGTTTTCCTTTCCATGTGTCCATGAGTTCCCTCACATTTCATTGTATTGCTTGTAGGAGGATCATTTGGTGCCAAATGCAGATTTTATAGCatcatttttaatgtttgtgcctttttaatttatttaatttataaaatttatactgtgttttttatattttgttaaataaacaaCCATTTTTGATCAATTGTGTTTATATAATTTGGTGTGGATTTTGGGGATCTGGCTGAAATGCATTACAATATTTTGACTGTTTCATGAGGTTCGATATTTACAGCCAATCAAGAGTTTAGATTATATGCAAAATTTCATTACGGTCACTCAAAActctgtattttcatttttgtatgtattttaaaatgagaatttcatgatgaaaggGACAATAgaatagcaatgctccaaaatgacttggaataaaatattggaatttaaaatatttttacattgacttcaattgaaagctgggtttgtttgttttttgtttgtttgtttgttttctgttgcctTTCTGGAGAAAACAAGGTTTTTTGGGGCCAAAATGCTTGAAATTACTGCATCTACTGCCAGTAACAGCCTGACGTTTCAGTGCAACTGCAGGCACCGAACTGTGACCCCGGTAATGTGACGATTTGGTACGAAAACTTGTAATATTATACCCCTACTTTGTAGTGGTATCAGTCAGTGCCAAGAATTTTGGATTGCATACCCAGCCCTAATGATtatatgcaatatttttttattattttaaaaaacattgGTGTAATGTGGCAGAATTTCTCTAAaggattatgatgatgatgatgatgatgatgatgcacaCATGGGCCTATCTTGGAGATATAAAGGAAAACtttaacaatgtttataaatgattattatgaaTAATGGTGATAATTCTGCTCTATTGTTCAGGtttcagttttagctgtttaATAAAACCTTAAATTAAGCTTCACCCTTTTTTGAACATCACGTCTCCACACAGAAATCACAGTGACTCAGTTCTGAAATGGACGTGGTGCTTTATTCCAAGATCTGACTGAAATAAAAACTGCAACAAACAGGTTGTCCGAGCTCTCAGCATTGTTCTTTATGTCCCTTCTCAATAACATGGTCATAAACTGGTGCAGAAAGTCTGATATGTGTGGTCACGTAGTAACACGCGACATGAGGTGAGTCAAATGTTCGATCAAGCAATGATCTGAggtccaataataataataataaaaaaaaaggttttaaacaTCCTGAGAAATAAAAAACGGTACAATGGAGATGTTCACTttacactttaaataaaaaggACACTTAAATAAACCAGTTTTGgcaagaaaaggaaaaataaatccAACCAAAAAGAGGAACCGACCCAATCCAGCAAAACACTGCAGTGTTAAGATTGTCTGAACTGCTTGAAGACTGTTCTAACAATGGTCCTTCAGTTCTAATCCTGGAGGCCTGCCATCCAGCAGCAGggtttggtgatttccctgctcaaacacaccggCTGAACCTGGCCATGGCCTGCTGATCTGGACCACAGCCCTCCAGGGCAGAAGCTGAAGAACCCTGACCTGCACTGCACGCTCTTAACCCACCCAGAACCAAAATAATGTCTCCTATTTAAACCTCCTCATTCCCCTCCTATGGCAGTCGGAGGTCTTCAAGTTGAAAGCTTTAcaacactgtattttttttttaaagtgacaGTTCGGTGAAAAACATATGATTTACACAGCCGAGCTCCTCTCCTACCCCAGATGTAAAAACGTTTGTCAAATGTGCTTCTTTACCTCTGCATTGGCGCGACATGGCTATCATAACAAACGAGGACACAGTGTTACTGATGCGAAGCACCAAAGCTATAAGAGTACTAACAGTGCCCTCTTGTGGGGAATCTTTAGCCTGCTaaaggtgagtgagtgagtgaaggagttTCCAACCAGGTTTAGGAGATGCTGCTTAACTGAAAACGGTCGCAGCAGCCATGCTAAAGCCTGGCCGGAGGGCATTTATAAATGATCTCAGAAAGTCTCAGAACATCAGGACCCACATATTGTGCAGAAACCTTGAATTTggcaatttttcttttttgtcatattgTGAACTTGGCTGCTGTTCTTTACGTTGGGTCACAATTTCAaaatgactggaccaatagaaatgctcgaaaTGGACCTGGAATTAAATGAGATTCCAGTGACTTCCACTGGAAGTTAGGAAGGTTTTTACCTCCTGCTGTAAAACTGCTGTTTTAGAGATACTGAGTTACTGAGATGCTGAGGTTTTTGAGGTCACTTAACTTAATTTTAGGCAAATGTATGTTGATTTAGCCATGTTTAGATACATCTGGGGTTATATGTAAGGGTTTCCCCATGAAAACTGGCCAATTTCTTTTTTGGTAGATCTGTGTTGCAGTTGCCTCCTACTTTTCAATCTAGCTCAATCTAgcataataaatgtattaaagcGCAAAATACTTGTGCATTTGAATTGTGCATTGAGCTCCTACAAAGTACTGGAGGCCTACTTAGTCTGAGCTTcaggtttatttatatatataaaaaaataaaaataaaaaaagccccAAAATTAATGGAAAAGAAATCTGCACTGGAATCAACCAGAGCAAACTTCAAAAAATAAACGTCTACAAAGTCACCTAAAAATCCAAACTTAAAACACCAAATGTTTGATTAAAATAAGGGTAAGATTGACTACATTTTGTATAACTGTGATTTTTTTAACCCCCTGTGCTGGACCGGCGTCCTGTCCAGGAAGGGGGTTAATCCTGCCTTGCGCTAATTaaccctgaccaggaataagcataatttttttccccacaattACCTCTATAAACTCCTAGACTGATGAATTTCCCAGAAATTAAAAACCCCAGGTATGTCCACGCCTGGGGATTTTCCCACATGCTCACCACAGGACCTGCTGTGGCCACCGCGGGAAAAGGGAACCAATGgcatgcttaaaaaaaaacagggcagGGTTCAGTCCAGGCTGCTGCCCTGTAGCCGTGAGCGTTTCTAGTCATCTACTGAAGGGTTACACGATGAACGGGCGACTGCTGCTTGATACAGATGCTCTAAGAGTACAATAAGGCCATGCGCTGAGCAAACGCGGTGCACTATGTGAGGCACGGGTCATATATCAGGAATCTTGTGCTGCATATTGGAGGCAACTGCTTCTATAGGTCATGAGGGGCAGCCtaatgattcagattcagagtATTACATACAACACTGGACACCGAGAGCAAAGCTTTCCTTTGGATTGTACTCTTTACTTAAAGCCTTTGGACGACCTGGATCACCTGATGAATGACTGTGGTAAAGCTGATAAACGCTCGGCCTCACTCTGTACAGTACAAAGGCGAAAACTACCGTAATTCAGACTCTCCTTGTTCTGACAGTGgatttatataatattagtgTTGTCTTCCCTTCATTTCCCTTTATATCCATGTGACGTTCCCCTGAGAACCCCAGAGGAGCACTGTTGCAGccttctgactgtgtgtgtgagcgcatgTGTGTGTTGCAAGTTAAATCCCTTTTAGCCCTCATTTAGAGATGTGTTGTTTTGTAAAATGACAACGAGGCAGCCCAACGCAATACTGCATAAATAATATCCTGCCaaataaactcttaaacctATCAAACtatttaatatttctcattttgacatCTTGTAAGAATGTGATCGGATTATAAActtatttttagatgtttttactTAAATTAATCTACAAAATTAAGTGTTTCTCTATTGGCAAATCATTTAAATTTTCAATTGATTTTAATACACAAACCTTGTGTATTATCAAACCTTGAGGGACAGAACTTATATTGGATAATCAATCACCATTTATTAActgtatgcaaaaaaaaattgaCGTCCCTTGTTAAATTACATGAAGTGTTAAGTGTAAACAAGTGAAAAAGTTCACGTTTGCTTACTGTAGAAGATTTGTTGATTTATTTACACTactttgacaaaagtattgggacacctgctcgttcatggtttcttccaaaattaagggtattaaaataaaaaaaccttgcatctccatttttgctgtttttcactgtcTGGCTTCTtttgaatctggctgttgtcCTTTGCGTTGTGCACTAAGTTCTTATAGAAATCCTTCAAAAAGAtcttacactgacttccattgaaagttaagaaggagTTTttattctcctgtaaaattggcATTTTGGAGATTGCAG from Salminus brasiliensis chromosome 19, fSalBra1.hap2, whole genome shotgun sequence encodes the following:
- the LOC140540921 gene encoding uncharacterized protein, coding for MERYRYFIFNQKVTVLWGILQVACSGLCVVCGFMDAVFRRSTTLSATRAPLWAGLIMAVPGVLALFASQRKNPILVNVMIVSSVLSYFATVIVLIYAGVTLSYGEEDDELFHPHHITEVKFVLSRMVKGANSTMILACMGSLLFSSLIMFVGCRSLPLCGCFDSSTGMETLVPQNDPGASTELVCTWHGGDERVFNSPVSFTEQSPERELKELSALPPYSRLA